One genomic region from Campylobacter concisus encodes:
- the pheS gene encoding phenylalanine--tRNA ligase subunit alpha, producing the protein MQDFVNKIKNEISTLDDLEKVRVEIFGKKGILAQGFAKLKELGEDEKKEFAANLNKQRDELGALIEAKKAELSEQEIDNKMKKEAADITLFNEPVASGALHPVMATMDKIIEYFLALNFSLETGPLIEDDFHNFEALNLPKYHPARDMQDTFYLDDFRLLRTHTSPVQVRTMLNQKPPIRMIAPGTVFRRDMDLTHTPMFHQVEALVVEDAEKVSFANLKSMLEGFLKHMFGDVEVRFRPSFFPFTEPSAEVDISCIFCHGKGCRVCKQTTWLEVLGCGVVDPNVFKAVGYKNVSGYAFGLGVERFAMLLHRVPDLRSLFEGDLRLLEQFK; encoded by the coding sequence TTGCAAGATTTCGTTAATAAAATCAAAAATGAAATTTCAACGCTTGATGATTTGGAAAAAGTCAGGGTAGAAATTTTTGGCAAAAAGGGCATCTTGGCGCAAGGCTTTGCAAAGCTAAAAGAGCTTGGCGAGGACGAGAAAAAGGAATTTGCAGCAAATTTAAATAAGCAAAGAGATGAGCTTGGCGCGCTAATAGAAGCTAAAAAGGCTGAGCTTAGCGAGCAAGAGATAGATAACAAGATGAAAAAAGAAGCTGCTGATATCACGCTCTTTAACGAGCCTGTTGCTAGTGGGGCGCTGCACCCTGTAATGGCCACGATGGATAAGATAATTGAATATTTTTTAGCTCTAAATTTCTCACTTGAAACTGGGCCGCTTATAGAAGATGATTTTCACAACTTTGAGGCGCTAAATTTACCAAAATACCACCCAGCAAGGGACATGCAAGATACATTTTACCTAGATGATTTTAGACTTTTAAGGACTCATACAAGCCCAGTTCAGGTGCGAACCATGTTAAATCAAAAGCCGCCTATTCGCATGATAGCGCCTGGCACCGTCTTTAGACGCGATATGGACTTAACGCATACACCGATGTTTCACCAGGTCGAGGCCCTTGTGGTTGAGGATGCTGAGAAAGTTAGCTTTGCAAATTTAAAATCAATGCTAGAAGGCTTTTTAAAGCATATGTTTGGCGATGTTGAAGTACGTTTTCGCCCTAGCTTCTTTCCATTTACGGAGCCTAGCGCAGAGGTTGATATTAGTTGTATATTCTGCCATGGCAAGGGCTGCAGAGTGTGCAAGCAGACCACTTGGCTTGAGGTACTTGGATGTGGCGTCGTTGATCCAAATGTATTTAAGGCAGTTGGTTATAAAAATGTAAGTGGATACGCCTTTGGCCTTGGCGTTGAGAGATTTGCGATGTTGCTTCATAGAGTGCCTGATCTAAGGTCGCTTTTTGAGGGAGATTTAAGATTGTTGGAGCAGTTTAAATGA
- the pheT gene encoding phenylalanine--tRNA ligase subunit beta — MIISKHWLNEWIDLSDVSGETLSKTLNSIGLEVDSYKEINLPKSIVVGYIKSREKHPDADKLSICQVDVGGETLQIVCGAKNVEAGQFVPVALIGTTMPNGLEIKKAKLRGIESSGMICSSSELGLPKVNDGILPLDESIGKLKLGTSLSEFEIFKDTIIEVDVTANRGDCQNLHGIAREICAALDLNMKDSHEDDESENLLGIGRIASVRAEDKVNGSFLYKAFELKEGLYENLITRMRLALIECQKTNLVERLLEYAIFCTGVLFRAYDHAKLVSEGEKAVFDIKNGENGECVVYCGDKNLGIAGIYQSDVARVDEKSKVILVEASYVKPDVVSKAIFENKNLPKGDQIYRSSRGSEPNLAYGADYLFKRLANFKDTLNLFAGSQQSLLNTEPITLSISLFELKNMIGQDIARNDVVKILKKLGFEIAVNVEQESFNVKVPLFRHDIVNSHDVCEEIVRIVGIDNIASKPLNFSEKNRLNKTYFDYKNALNLRRRAADNGFFESVHYVFDSEDELSELNFKPCKVKILNPINNELNTLRPTLVNHLLSSSEKNIKNSKRSVRLFELGEIFDENANQGLNLGFVVSGLLKEPTLINGAKGEEANFYAFASMVQNVISKFELKPCQGISYLSPYEQAHIYQNGENIGYIGRVDARVEAKRDLPRTYVCEIDFAKLKFEPILAVPYSKFQSTTRNLSLIVPENFEAGRIYECIRGLNLKELKEFLPVDIYKDAKLNGSISLSLKFTFQDMEKTLEDDDINALMDKILNELKDKLNIGIR, encoded by the coding sequence ATGATAATTTCAAAGCATTGGTTAAACGAGTGGATCGACCTTAGCGACGTTAGCGGCGAGACACTTTCAAAGACATTAAATTCTATCGGGCTGGAGGTTGATAGCTATAAAGAGATAAATTTACCAAAGAGTATTGTGGTTGGCTACATAAAAAGTAGAGAGAAACACCCAGATGCTGATAAACTAAGCATTTGTCAAGTGGATGTTGGTGGAGAGACGCTTCAGATCGTGTGTGGGGCTAAAAACGTTGAAGCTGGCCAGTTTGTGCCAGTTGCACTTATTGGCACGACTATGCCAAATGGTCTTGAGATAAAAAAAGCAAAGCTAAGAGGTATCGAGTCAAGTGGTATGATCTGCTCTTCAAGTGAGCTGGGACTTCCAAAGGTAAACGATGGAATTTTACCGCTTGATGAGAGTATCGGCAAGCTAAAACTTGGTACAAGTCTTAGCGAATTTGAGATATTTAAAGATACGATAATCGAAGTTGATGTCACAGCAAACAGGGGTGATTGCCAAAATTTACATGGCATCGCAAGAGAAATTTGTGCAGCGCTTGATTTAAATATGAAAGATAGCCACGAAGACGATGAAAGCGAAAATTTACTAGGTATTGGCAGAATAGCTTCTGTGCGAGCAGAGGATAAAGTAAATGGGTCATTTTTGTATAAGGCTTTTGAGCTAAAAGAGGGACTATATGAAAATCTAATAACTCGCATGCGTCTAGCATTAATAGAGTGCCAAAAGACAAATTTAGTTGAGAGATTGCTTGAATACGCGATATTTTGCACGGGTGTTTTATTTAGGGCTTATGATCACGCTAAATTAGTAAGTGAAGGCGAAAAAGCTGTTTTTGATATAAAAAATGGCGAAAATGGCGAATGTGTCGTTTATTGCGGGGATAAAAATTTAGGCATTGCTGGAATTTACCAAAGTGACGTAGCAAGGGTAGATGAGAAGTCAAAAGTGATCCTAGTAGAAGCTAGCTACGTAAAGCCAGATGTTGTTTCAAAAGCTATTTTTGAAAATAAAAATTTACCAAAGGGTGATCAAATTTATCGCTCAAGTCGTGGTAGCGAGCCAAATTTAGCTTATGGAGCGGATTATTTATTTAAAAGACTTGCTAATTTTAAAGATACTCTAAATCTCTTTGCTGGCTCACAGCAGTCGCTTTTAAACACCGAGCCTATAACACTAAGCATCTCTCTTTTTGAGCTTAAAAATATGATCGGTCAAGATATTGCTAGAAATGACGTCGTTAAAATTTTAAAGAAACTTGGCTTTGAGATCGCAGTAAATGTTGAGCAAGAGAGTTTTAATGTAAAAGTACCGTTATTTCGCCATGATATAGTAAATTCTCACGATGTTTGCGAGGAGATTGTAAGGATAGTAGGCATAGACAATATCGCCTCAAAACCACTAAATTTCTCTGAGAAAAATAGGCTAAATAAGACATATTTTGACTATAAAAACGCCCTAAATTTAAGACGCCGTGCAGCTGATAATGGCTTTTTTGAAAGTGTGCACTATGTCTTTGATAGTGAGGACGAGCTTAGTGAGCTAAATTTTAAGCCATGCAAAGTCAAGATACTAAATCCTATAAATAACGAGTTAAACACGCTTAGACCGACACTTGTTAATCACCTTCTAAGCTCAAGCGAGAAAAATATCAAAAACTCGAAACGCTCAGTTAGACTATTTGAGCTTGGAGAAATCTTTGATGAAAATGCAAATCAGGGCTTAAATTTAGGCTTTGTTGTGTCTGGACTTTTGAAAGAGCCGACTCTGATAAACGGCGCAAAAGGTGAGGAGGCAAATTTCTACGCATTTGCATCGATGGTGCAAAACGTCATAAGTAAATTTGAGCTAAAACCTTGCCAGGGCATCTCATATCTTAGCCCATACGAGCAAGCACACATCTATCAAAATGGCGAAAATATCGGCTATATCGGTAGAGTTGATGCAAGAGTTGAGGCAAAGAGAGATCTGCCAAGAACTTACGTCTGTGAGATTGATTTTGCTAAGCTTAAATTTGAGCCAATTTTGGCAGTGCCATACTCTAAATTTCAAAGCACAACAAGGAATCTTAGCCTCATTGTGCCTGAAAATTTTGAGGCTGGACGAATTTATGAGTGCATAAGAGGACTAAATTTAAAAGAGCTAAAAGAATTTTTACCAGTTGATATTTATAAAGATGCGAAGCTAAATGGCTCGATCAGTCTTAGTTTGAAATTTACATTTCAGGATATGGAAAAAACGCTTGAAGATGATGATATAAACGCACTTATGGATAAAATTTTAAATGAGCTAAAAGATAAACTAAATATCGGAATAAGATGA
- the aroA gene encoding 3-phosphoshikimate 1-carboxyvinyltransferase — translation MRIYPLEKSLNLTINDIAADKSISHRCAIFSLLSDKPSRIRNYLRAGDTLNTLKIVELLGAKVEDNGFEITITPPQKIKEPNEILECGNSGTAMRLFMGLLAVQDGFFVLSGDRYLNSRPMARIAKPLNDMGAKIDGANNASNAPLCIRGTKFERFSFESKIASAQVKSALLLAALYSNGCKFSEPELSRDHTERMLAGMGADIKRDGLEIKLEPMKASLAPLDIDVPNDPSSAFFFAVAALIIPDSHIILKNILLNKTRIEAYKILEKMGAEIKFHKTSSKYEDIGDIEVKYSPNLKGVEVSENISWLIDEAPALAIVFTCAKGQSKLTNAKELRVKESDRIAVTINALKQCGVDASELEDGFIINGSEAKFATIDSHGDHRIAMSFAVLGLKCGMQIEKSEFITTSFPNFAEILKKMGARVED, via the coding sequence ATGAGAATTTATCCATTAGAAAAAAGTCTAAATTTAACTATCAACGATATTGCAGCGGATAAATCAATATCGCATAGATGTGCGATTTTTTCGCTTTTGAGCGATAAGCCATCTCGCATTAGAAACTATCTAAGAGCAGGCGACACGCTAAATACTCTAAAAATAGTCGAGCTTTTAGGCGCAAAAGTTGAGGACAATGGTTTCGAAATAACAATCACACCGCCGCAAAAGATAAAAGAGCCAAATGAAATTTTAGAGTGTGGCAACTCAGGCACAGCGATGAGGCTTTTTATGGGATTACTAGCCGTACAGGATGGCTTTTTCGTACTAAGTGGCGATAGATATTTAAACTCACGTCCAATGGCTAGAATAGCAAAACCTCTAAACGATATGGGTGCAAAGATAGATGGTGCAAACAACGCAAGCAACGCTCCACTTTGCATAAGAGGGACGAAATTTGAAAGATTTAGTTTTGAAAGCAAGATTGCCTCAGCCCAGGTAAAAAGTGCGCTTTTGCTGGCAGCTCTTTACTCAAATGGTTGCAAATTTAGTGAGCCAGAACTAAGTAGGGATCATACTGAGCGCATGCTTGCTGGCATGGGAGCTGATATAAAGCGTGACGGCCTAGAGATCAAGCTAGAGCCGATGAAAGCCTCACTTGCGCCACTTGATATAGACGTACCAAATGATCCAAGCTCGGCATTTTTCTTTGCAGTCGCAGCACTTATCATTCCGGACTCGCACATTATTTTAAAAAATATCTTACTAAATAAAACTCGCATCGAAGCTTACAAGATTTTAGAAAAAATGGGTGCTGAGATAAAATTTCACAAAACTTCAAGCAAATACGAAGATATCGGTGATATCGAGGTCAAATACTCACCAAACTTAAAAGGTGTAGAGGTTAGCGAAAATATCTCATGGCTCATCGATGAAGCTCCAGCTTTGGCCATCGTATTTACCTGTGCCAAAGGCCAAAGCAAGCTAACAAATGCAAAAGAGCTTCGTGTAAAAGAGAGCGACAGGATAGCTGTCACGATAAATGCGTTAAAGCAGTGCGGCGTTGATGCTAGCGAGCTTGAAGATGGCTTTATCATAAATGGTTCAGAGGCTAAATTTGCCACGATAGATAGTCACGGGGATCACAGGATCGCGATGAGTTTTGCTGTGCTTGGGCTAAAGTGTGGCATGCAGATAGAGAAGAGTGAATTTATCACCACTTCATTTCCAAATTTTGCTGAAATTTTAAAGAAAATGGGAGCTAGAGTTGAAGATTGA
- a CDS encoding 4-hydroxy-3-methylbut-2-enyl diphosphate reductase, which translates to MKIELASSYGFCFGVKRAIKIAENAGDAATIGPLIHNNEEINRLEKNYNVKTLEGIDELKDEKKAIIRTHGITKNDLAELKKSDIKVIDATCPFVTKPQQICEKMSEEGYDVVIYGDMHHPEVKGVKSYAKGNVYVVLEESELEGIKFKQKVALVSQTTRKVEKFMQIANYLMLHVKEVRVFNTICNATFENQEAAKNLAKRADVMIIIGGKNSSNTKQLYLISKNFCEDSYLIESEEELEKSWFDGKNLCGISAGASTPDWIIQKVVDRIKKV; encoded by the coding sequence TTGAAGATTGAGCTTGCTAGTAGTTATGGATTTTGCTTTGGTGTAAAAAGGGCGATAAAGATTGCTGAAAATGCAGGAGATGCTGCAACTATTGGGCCACTCATTCATAATAATGAAGAGATAAACAGGCTTGAGAAAAACTACAATGTAAAAACACTTGAGGGCATAGACGAGCTAAAAGATGAGAAAAAGGCGATCATCCGCACTCATGGCATCACCAAAAACGACCTTGCAGAGCTAAAAAAGAGCGATATAAAAGTGATAGATGCAACTTGCCCATTTGTGACAAAGCCACAGCAAATTTGTGAAAAAATGAGTGAAGAGGGCTACGATGTGGTGATCTATGGTGACATGCACCACCCTGAGGTAAAGGGCGTGAAGTCATATGCCAAGGGTAACGTCTATGTCGTGCTTGAAGAGAGCGAGCTGGAGGGCATTAAATTTAAGCAAAAGGTCGCACTTGTTAGCCAAACGACTAGAAAAGTCGAGAAATTTATGCAGATCGCAAACTACCTTATGCTTCACGTAAAAGAGGTGCGTGTTTTTAATACGATTTGCAACGCAACATTTGAAAACCAAGAGGCTGCTAAAAATTTAGCAAAAAGGGCTGACGTGATGATAATCATCGGCGGAAAAAATAGCTCAAACACAAAACAACTCTATCTAATATCTAAAAATTTCTGCGAAGATAGCTACCTGATAGAAAGCGAAGAAGAGCTTGAAAAATCATGGTTTGATGGCAAAAATTTGTGTGGCATAAGTGCGGGTGCAAGTACGCCTGACTGGATCATACAAAAAGTCGTTGACAGAATCAAAAAAGTATAA
- a CDS encoding 30S ribosomal protein S1: MAVNKSVQLGKAKDEDIEDIDFAAMLEESFKKTEEDSDAKIVSINGDEVLIDVGKKSEGILNVSEITDANGNLTHKVGDTIKVVITGSRNGRPIVSHKKALRKEKVKAFIEAYDPENSGEIDVKVVGKNKGGFITQDANGVEFFLPKTHSGFKNAEGVIGKTYKVRVIKIDKEENSIVVSRKKILDDDRKKRKEALSSIVENDSVIEGTVKKITTYGMFVDVGGVDGLVHYSEISYKGPVNPSSLYKEGDKVLVKVISYDNEKRHLSLSIKAATPDPWEEIINDGLEVGDTIKVTVSNIEPYGAFVDLGNDIEGFLHISEISWDKNIKNPKDHINEGQEIDVEVIEIDAKGHRLRVSLKNLLPKPFDEFKAKHKEGDVVKGVVTTITNFGAFVRVGCVEGLLHNEDASWDRNDKCKDMFKAGDELEVKIIKIDSAEQKVSLSLKDLKQSPVQAFADKFNVGDIVKGTIRDIKDFGVFVELGDNVDALIRKEDLGSVDVSTLKIGDDIEAAIAFIDEKKNRIRLSIRRLAKQKEREVLNEINDNDDKVTLGDIIKEQLL, encoded by the coding sequence ATGGCTGTGAACAAAAGTGTTCAATTAGGAAAAGCAAAAGACGAAGATATCGAAGATATTGATTTTGCTGCGATGTTAGAGGAGTCTTTTAAAAAGACTGAAGAAGATAGTGACGCAAAGATCGTCAGTATCAATGGCGATGAGGTTTTGATTGACGTTGGCAAGAAGTCAGAAGGCATTTTAAATGTTTCTGAGATCACTGATGCAAACGGCAACCTGACACATAAAGTTGGCGATACGATCAAAGTTGTAATAACTGGATCAAGAAATGGAAGACCTATAGTGTCGCACAAAAAAGCACTTAGAAAAGAGAAAGTTAAAGCTTTCATCGAAGCTTACGATCCTGAAAATTCTGGCGAAATCGACGTAAAAGTAGTTGGAAAAAATAAAGGTGGCTTTATAACTCAAGATGCAAATGGGGTGGAATTTTTCTTACCAAAAACTCACAGCGGCTTTAAAAACGCTGAAGGCGTAATTGGTAAAACATATAAAGTAAGAGTTATAAAAATTGATAAAGAAGAAAATAGCATAGTTGTCTCTAGAAAGAAAATTTTAGATGACGACCGCAAAAAGCGTAAAGAAGCTCTATCAAGCATAGTAGAAAATGATAGCGTTATAGAGGGTACAGTTAAAAAAATTACAACTTATGGTATGTTTGTTGATGTTGGCGGTGTTGATGGGCTTGTGCATTACAGCGAGATAAGTTATAAAGGCCCAGTAAACCCTAGCTCACTATATAAAGAAGGCGATAAAGTTTTAGTTAAAGTTATCAGTTATGACAACGAAAAACGCCACCTATCTTTATCTATCAAGGCAGCTACTCCAGATCCTTGGGAAGAGATCATAAATGATGGACTAGAGGTTGGTGACACTATCAAAGTTACAGTTAGCAATATCGAGCCTTATGGCGCATTTGTTGATCTTGGAAATGATATTGAAGGATTTTTACATATATCTGAAATTTCATGGGATAAAAATATCAAAAATCCAAAAGATCACATCAATGAAGGTCAAGAGATTGATGTTGAAGTTATTGAAATTGATGCTAAAGGACACCGCCTAAGAGTAAGCCTTAAAAATTTACTTCCAAAGCCATTTGATGAGTTTAAGGCAAAACACAAAGAGGGCGACGTAGTAAAAGGCGTTGTGACAACTATCACAAATTTTGGTGCATTTGTTAGAGTGGGTTGCGTTGAAGGCTTACTACATAATGAAGACGCGTCTTGGGATAGAAACGATAAATGCAAAGATATGTTTAAAGCTGGTGACGAGCTTGAAGTAAAAATAATCAAAATCGATAGTGCTGAACAAAAAGTTTCACTTAGCCTAAAAGACCTAAAACAAAGTCCAGTTCAAGCATTCGCTGATAAATTTAATGTAGGTGATATCGTAAAAGGAACAATTCGCGACATTAAAGACTTTGGCGTATTTGTAGAGCTTGGTGATAACGTTGATGCGCTGATCCGCAAAGAAGATTTAGGTAGTGTAGACGTTAGTACACTTAAGATTGGCGATGATATCGAAGCAGCTATCGCATTTATCGATGAGAAGAAAAATAGAATTCGCCTGAGCATACGCCGTTTAGCAAAACAAAAAGAGCGTGAAGTGTTAAATGAGATCAATGATAACGATGATAAAGTAACACTTGGCGATATTATAAAAGAACAATTACTTTAG
- the serA gene encoding phosphoglycerate dehydrogenase, with the protein MMKTIIVCDAIHPVGFELLKKEQDINVIDAVNTPKDELLKILGEADVAITRSSTEVNEAFLNAGKKLKAIVRAGVGVDNVDIEGCSRRGIIAMNVPTANTIAAVELTMAHMLASARSLEYAHNDLKLDRIWKREKWYGVELFKKKLGVIGFGNIGSRVAVRAKAFGMEIIAYDPYIDPSKVIDMGGTYTKNFDDILACDFITIHTPKTKETTNMIGAKEIAKMKDGVRLINCARGGLYNEEALYEGLKSGKIAFAGIDVFTREPATDHPLLDLNNVSVTPHLGANTLESQRNIAVEAVEQAILAARGISYPNALNLPIKTEDLPPFVEPYIDLTSKMAFLAAQINKSAIKAIRIETHGQISEYANSMLTFAIVGALKESLGDAINYVNAKFLCDEKGIVTETSLGGDSIFKNKITVRLTTENGIVTVGGTVFGENQQRIVTINGFKTDFKPKGKMIIFKNHDVPGVIAQISKILADEKINIADFRLGRDDHNMALAVILVDEHIKAETLERLNALEACVWAQYAVI; encoded by the coding sequence ATTATGAAAACTATCATTGTTTGCGATGCGATACATCCAGTAGGTTTTGAACTTTTAAAAAAAGAGCAAGATATAAACGTAATAGATGCAGTTAATACTCCCAAAGATGAACTTTTAAAAATTTTAGGCGAGGCTGATGTTGCTATAACAAGAAGCTCAACTGAAGTAAACGAGGCCTTTTTAAACGCTGGTAAAAAACTAAAAGCCATCGTTAGAGCTGGTGTTGGTGTAGATAATGTCGATATAGAAGGATGCTCAAGGCGTGGCATAATAGCTATGAACGTTCCAACTGCAAACACTATTGCTGCAGTTGAGCTAACAATGGCGCATATGCTAGCTTCAGCTAGATCTCTTGAATACGCTCACAACGATCTAAAACTAGATAGAATTTGGAAACGCGAGAAGTGGTATGGGGTTGAGCTTTTTAAGAAAAAGCTTGGCGTGATCGGCTTTGGAAATATTGGCTCAAGGGTAGCCGTTCGTGCAAAAGCTTTTGGTATGGAGATCATTGCTTATGATCCATATATTGACCCATCTAAAGTTATCGATATGGGCGGTACTTACACTAAAAATTTTGATGATATTTTAGCATGTGATTTTATCACGATCCATACGCCAAAGACTAAAGAGACAACCAATATGATCGGCGCCAAAGAGATCGCAAAAATGAAAGATGGTGTAAGACTTATAAACTGTGCTAGAGGTGGTCTTTATAATGAAGAAGCGCTTTATGAAGGACTAAAAAGTGGCAAGATAGCATTTGCTGGTATTGATGTTTTCACAAGAGAGCCAGCAACTGATCATCCACTTCTTGATCTAAACAATGTAAGTGTCACCCCACACCTTGGAGCAAATACGCTTGAATCGCAGCGAAATATCGCAGTAGAGGCAGTCGAGCAAGCTATTTTAGCAGCTCGTGGTATAAGCTATCCAAATGCGTTAAATTTACCTATAAAAACAGAAGATCTACCGCCATTTGTTGAGCCTTATATCGATCTTACAAGCAAGATGGCATTTCTTGCTGCACAGATAAATAAAAGCGCTATCAAGGCTATCCGTATAGAAACTCATGGTCAAATCAGCGAATATGCAAATTCAATGCTAACTTTTGCAATCGTAGGTGCTTTAAAAGAGAGTCTTGGTGATGCGATAAATTATGTAAATGCTAAATTTTTATGCGATGAAAAAGGTATAGTGACCGAAACTAGTCTTGGCGGAGATAGTATTTTTAAAAATAAAATCACCGTTCGCTTAACTACTGAAAATGGCATTGTAACCGTAGGTGGAACGGTGTTTGGTGAAAATCAGCAACGCATCGTAACGATAAATGGTTTTAAGACCGACTTTAAGCCAAAAGGTAAGATGATCATCTTTAAAAACCATGACGTGCCAGGCGTTATTGCTCAAATCAGTAAAATTTTAGCTGACGAGAAGATAAACATTGCAGACTTCCGCCTTGGTAGAGATGATCACAATATGGCACTTGCTGTAATCTTGGTTGATGAACATATAAAAGCAGAAACGTTAGAGAGACTAAACGCACTTGAAGCTTGCGTTTGGGCTCAATACGCAGTTATATAA
- the efp gene encoding elongation factor P, whose product MASYSMGDLKKGLKIEIDGVPYKIVEYQHVKPGKGAAFVRAKIKSFIDGKVLEKTFHAGDKCEQPHLEEKEMQYLYDDGEYCQFMDTVTYEQVAISDEDVGDVKKWMIDGMMVEILFHNGNAIGVEVPQVVELKIVETPPNFKGDTQGGKKPATLESGAVVQIPFHVLEGEVIRVDTVRGEYIERANK is encoded by the coding sequence ATGGCTTCATATTCAATGGGCGATCTAAAAAAAGGGCTAAAGATCGAGATCGATGGCGTTCCTTATAAAATCGTAGAATATCAACACGTTAAACCGGGCAAGGGTGCAGCTTTTGTTCGTGCGAAAATCAAATCTTTTATCGACGGAAAAGTGCTTGAAAAGACTTTTCACGCAGGCGATAAATGCGAGCAACCACATCTTGAAGAAAAAGAGATGCAGTATCTTTATGATGATGGTGAGTATTGTCAGTTTATGGATACGGTTACTTATGAACAAGTTGCTATTAGCGATGAGGATGTGGGTGATGTAAAAAAATGGATGATCGATGGCATGATGGTTGAAATTTTATTTCACAATGGCAATGCGATCGGCGTTGAAGTGCCACAAGTAGTTGAGCTAAAGATAGTTGAGACTCCACCAAATTTCAAGGGCGATACGCAAGGCGGTAAAAAGCCAGCTACTCTTGAGAGCGGCGCGGTAGTTCAGATACCATTCCATGTACTTGAGGGCGAAGTTATCCGTGTGGATACTGTTCGCGGCGAGTATATCGAGCGTGCAAATAAATAA
- a CDS encoding SelT/SelW/SelH family (seleno)protein has protein sequence MQVKIIYCNSUNYRPVASRVEDEIKANFSDARVEKVIGDGGNFIVEVDGDVIFSKKDRIGNDEARFPHGEEITTLINKYLKEKSA, from the coding sequence ATGCAAGTAAAAATTATTTACTGCAACTCTTGAAACTATCGTCCGGTAGCTTCTCGTGTAGAAGATGAAATAAAAGCGAACTTTAGTGATGCAAGAGTCGAAAAGGTTATAGGTGATGGTGGAAATTTCATCGTCGAGGTTGATGGAGATGTTATATTTTCTAAGAAAGATCGCATCGGAAATGATGAAGCGAGATTTCCTCACGGTGAAGAGATCACAACTCTTATAAACAAATATCTTAAAGAAAAGTCGGCTTAA
- a CDS encoding DJ-1 family glyoxalase III yields the protein MKKIAVILADGFEEIEALTSVDVLRRAGAIASIVGLNDVNIKGCHNIYVKADVTLREMRELDYDAIILPGGLPGASNLANDARLKEILQNFDKSNKLICAICAAPMVLEHAGVLKDRFVCYPGFEENVRSDKRGYVSDKNVLKDQNIITGKGPAFSMEFALFIVKNLLGDEAYLQVKNDLLYK from the coding sequence ATGAAAAAAATAGCTGTGATTTTGGCTGACGGATTTGAGGAGATAGAGGCGCTAACTTCTGTTGATGTTTTGCGTAGAGCCGGGGCGATAGCTTCTATTGTCGGGCTAAATGATGTAAATATCAAGGGATGTCACAATATATACGTAAAAGCCGATGTGACGCTTCGTGAAATGAGAGAGCTAGACTATGATGCGATCATCCTTCCTGGTGGACTCCCAGGAGCTAGTAACCTAGCAAATGACGCAAGACTTAAAGAAATTTTGCAAAATTTTGATAAAAGTAATAAACTTATTTGTGCTATTTGCGCTGCTCCTATGGTGCTTGAGCATGCTGGTGTACTCAAAGATCGTTTTGTTTGCTATCCTGGATTTGAAGAAAATGTAAGAAGCGACAAAAGAGGCTACGTGAGCGATAAAAACGTGCTAAAAGATCAAAACATCATCACAGGAAAGGGTCCTGCATTTTCAATGGAATTTGCACTTTTTATAGTTAAAAATTTACTTGGCGATGAAGCCTATCTTCAAGTAAAGAATGATTTACTTTATAAATAG
- a CDS encoding RNA recognition motif domain-containing protein — protein MNIYVGNLSYRTTEAELKEAFAQFGEVRRAKIVKDRETDRSKGFGFVEMDDANEGQKAIDALNEKELGGRTLRVNEARPRD, from the coding sequence GTGAATATTTATGTAGGAAATTTGTCGTATAGGACGACAGAGGCAGAATTAAAGGAAGCCTTTGCACAATTTGGTGAAGTAAGGCGAGCAAAAATAGTAAAAGATAGAGAAACTGATCGCTCAAAAGGCTTTGGCTTTGTTGAAATGGACGATGCAAATGAGGGACAAAAAGCTATAGACGCGCTAAATGAAAAAGAACTAGGCGGACGTACTTTAAGGGTAAATGAGGCTAGACCAAGAGATTAA